In Pangasianodon hypophthalmus isolate fPanHyp1 chromosome 3, fPanHyp1.pri, whole genome shotgun sequence, a single genomic region encodes these proteins:
- the akt3a gene encoding RAC-gamma serine/threonine-protein kinase: protein MSDVTIVKEGWVQKRGEYIKNWRPRYFLLKTDGSFIGYKEKPQDADLPYPLNNFSVAKCQLMKTERPKPNTFIIRCLQWTTVIERTFHVDTPEERDEWTEAIQMVADKLQRQEEERIQCSPTSQIDNIGEEEMDISISHHKRKTMNDFDYLKLLGKGTFGKVILVREKASGKYYAMKILKKEVIIAKDEVAHTLTESRVLKNTRHPFLTSLKYSFQTKDRLCFVMEYVNGGELFFHLSRERVFSEDRTRFYGAEIVSALDYLHSTKIVYRDLKLENLMLDKDGHIKITDFGLCKEGITDAATMKTFCGTPEYLAPEVLEDNDYGRAVDWWGLGVVMYEMMCGRLPFYNQDHEKLFELILMEDIKFPRTLSADAKSLLSGLLIKDPNKRLGGGPDDAKEIMRHSFFAAVDWQDVYDKKLIPPFKPQVSSETDTRYFDEEFTAQTITITPPEKFDEDGMDCMDNERRPHFPQFSYSASGRE from the exons GTGAATATATCAAGAATTGGAGACCACGCTACTTTCTACTAAAAACCGATGGATCCTTCATTGGGTACAAGGAGAAGCCACAGGATGCAGACCTCCCCTACCCCCTCAATAACTTCTCTGTTGCTA AATGCCAGCTGATGAAAACCGAACGGCCAAAGCCCAACACGTTCATTATCAGATGTCTACAGTGGACCACAGTTATTGAAAGGACATTCCATGTGGACACTCCAGAGGAAAG GGATGAGTGGACAGAAGCGATCCAGATGGTGGCTGATAAACTCCAAAGACAGGAAGAGGAGCGGATCCAGTGCAGTCCCACCTCACAGATAGACAACATTGGAGAGGAGGAGATGGACATCTCCATCAGTCACCACAAACGCAAG acAATGAATGACTTTGACTATTTAAAACTACTGGGAAAAGGCACTTTTGGTAAAGTTATTCTCGTAAGGGAGAAGGCCAGTGGGAAGTATTACGCAATGAAGATTTTGAAGAAAGAGGTTATTATTGCAAAG gaTGAAGTGGCTCACACACTCACCGAGAGTCGAGTGCTGAAAAACACCAGACACCCCTTCTTAACT TCTTTGAAGTACTCATTCCAGACAAAAGACCGCCTCTGCTTCGTGATGGAGTACGTCAATGGAGGAGAG CTGTTTTTCCATTTGTCGAGAGAACGAGTGTTCTCAGAGGACCGCACGCGCTTCTATGGCGCCGAGATTGTCTCTGCCCTCGACTACCTGCACTCCACCAAGATAGTGTACCGGGATCTCAAG TTGGAGAATCTCATGCTTGATAAAGACGGCCACATTAAAATCACAGACTTTGGTCTCTGTAAAGAAGGAATCACTGATGCTGCTACTATGAAGACGTTCTGTGGAACACCAGAGTACCTGGCACCTGAG GTGCTGGAGGATAATGATTATGGCCGGGCAGTAGACTGGTGGGGTTTGGGTGTGGTGATGTATGAGATGATGTGTGGCAGGCTACCGTTCTACAATCAGGACCATGAGAAGCTTTTTGAGCTCATCCTTATGGAGGACATCAAGTTCCCCAGGACGCTGTCAGCCGACGCCAAGTCTCTGCTGTCAGGCCTGCTCATCAAAGACCCTAACAAGAG ACTTGGCGGCGGTCCAGATGATGCTAAAGAAATAATGCGACACAGTTTCTTTGCTGCAGTTGACTGGCAagatgtttatgataaaaag CTGATACCTCCCTTCAAGCCTCAGGTGTCGTCAGAGACAGATACCAGATATTTTGACGAGGAGTTCACGGCACAGACGATTACAATAACTCCCCCTGAAAAAT